One segment of Candidatus Methylomirabilota bacterium DNA contains the following:
- the ybeY gene encoding rRNA maturation RNase YbeY: MRLDTSFLKRVGQRTLVQAGCDEAECGLVLVGDRTMARLNRYYRGKTGPTDVLSFPMREGSFASLSPDLLGDVVISTETAERQARASGRSLRDELVALLIHGILHLLGYDHQTPSEARRMKRLERRYGLPFIEAEGR; encoded by the coding sequence ATCAGGCTCGACACGAGCTTTCTAAAAAGGGTCGGACAGCGCACTCTCGTCCAGGCAGGGTGTGACGAGGCCGAGTGCGGGCTGGTGCTGGTAGGCGACCGAACCATGGCCCGCCTGAATCGGTACTATCGAGGGAAGACCGGCCCGACGGACGTCCTCTCGTTCCCCATGCGCGAGGGATCGTTTGCATCGTTGTCGCCGGATCTGCTTGGGGATGTCGTGATCTCGACCGAGACGGCCGAGCGACAGGCCAGGGCCTCGGGTCGCTCCCTTCGAGACGAGCTGGTTGCGCTGCTGATCCACGGGATCCTCCATCTTCTTGGTTATGATCATCAGACGCCGTCGGAGGCGAGGCGCATGAAGCGCCTTGAACGGCGATACGGCCTCCCATTCATTGAGGCTGAGGGCAGGTAG